The Streptomyces capitiformicae genome contains the following window.
GGGGGTGCTGGTGCCGGCGTGAAGCGAGGACGAGTGCGCGGAGGAACGCGGCGGCGGGTTTCGTGCTCCGGGTCACAGGCCGGATGCCGATGCGGGCAGAGGACACCGGGCATGGCACCCTTAGACCTGCGTATGAGGCAACCACGGACACGGGTTCGATGAGGAGCGGTCACAGTGCAGCGCTGGCGTGGCTTGGAGGACATCCCCGAGGACTGGGGGCGCAGCGTCGTCACCATCGGTTCCTACGACGGGGTGCACCGGGGGCACCAGCTGATCCTCCGGCACGCGGTGGAACGCGCCCATGAGCTGGGCGTTCCGACCGTCGCCGTCACCTTCGACCCGCACCCCAGCGAGGTCCTGCGCCCCGGCAGCCACCCCCCGCTGCTCGCCCCGCACCACCGCCGCGCCGAACTGATGGGCGAGCTGGGTGTGGACGCGGTCCTGATCCTGCCCTTCACGACCGAGTTCTCGCGGCTGTCGCCCGCCGACTTCGTCGTCAAGGTCCTCGTCGACAAGCTGCACGCCAAGGCCGTCGTGGAGGGCCCCAACTTCCGCTTCGGCCACAAGGCCGCCGGGGACGTGGCGTTCCTCGCCGAGCAGGGCAAGACGTACGACTTCGAGGTGGAGGTCGTGGACCTGTTCGTCACCGGCGAGGCGGGCGGCGGCGAGCCGTTCTCCTCGACCCTGACCCGGCGGCTGGTCGCCGAGGGGGATGTCGAGGGCGCCCGCGAGATCCTCGGCCGCCCGCACCGCGTCGAGGGCGTCGTCGTACGCGGTGCCCAGCGCGGCCGCGAGTTGGGCTTCCCCACGGCCAACGTCGAGACCCTCCCGCACACCGCGATCCCCGCCGACGGCGTCTACGCCGGGTGGCTGCACGTCGAGGGCGAGGCCATGCCGGCCGCGATCTCCGTCGGCACGAACCCCCAGTTCGACGGCACCGAGCGCACGGTGGAGGCGTACGCCATCGACCGGGTGGGGCTCGACCTCTACGGGCTCCATGTCGCCGTCGACTTCCTCGCGTTCGTGCGCGGGCAGGCGAAGTTCGATTCGCTGGAGGCGCTGCTCGTGGCGATGGGGGAGGACGTGAAGAAGTGCCGGGAGTTGATCGCGGCGTATGAGGGGGAGTAGCCCCACTGCGCTTCGGAATCGCAGAGGGCCCGCACCGTTCGTTCGTGAACGGTGCGGGCCCTCTGCGCTGTCAGCTAGGTCCGCTACTGCTGGGGCGGCGGGTTCTGGCCCTGGGGCGGATACGGCTGCTGGTAGGGCTGCCC
Protein-coding sequences here:
- a CDS encoding bifunctional riboflavin kinase/FAD synthetase: MQRWRGLEDIPEDWGRSVVTIGSYDGVHRGHQLILRHAVERAHELGVPTVAVTFDPHPSEVLRPGSHPPLLAPHHRRAELMGELGVDAVLILPFTTEFSRLSPADFVVKVLVDKLHAKAVVEGPNFRFGHKAAGDVAFLAEQGKTYDFEVEVVDLFVTGEAGGGEPFSSTLTRRLVAEGDVEGAREILGRPHRVEGVVVRGAQRGRELGFPTANVETLPHTAIPADGVYAGWLHVEGEAMPAAISVGTNPQFDGTERTVEAYAIDRVGLDLYGLHVAVDFLAFVRGQAKFDSLEALLVAMGEDVKKCRELIAAYEGE